DNA sequence from the Pedobacter schmidteae genome:
CAGGCTGCTCCTGTCATCATTGAAGACAATTGTTTCCTTGGATCCAGAGCCATCGTTGTAGAAGGTGTACGCGTAGAAAAAGAAGCTGTTTTAGGTGCAAACGTAGTGTTAACTGCATCTACAAAAATTATAGATGTAACCGGACCTACTCCTGTTGAATATAAAGGTGTTGTTCCTGCCCGTTCAGTAGTGATACCTGGCAGCTATCCAAAACAATTCCCTGCCGGTGAATACCATGTTCCATGTGCACTGATTATTGGCAAACGTAAGGAATCAACTGATAAAAAAACTTCTCTTAATGACGCCCTAAGAGAAAATAATGTAGCGGTATAAGGGCTATATTATAGTTAAAAATAAGATTATACTGATGAAAATTGGTTTTGATGGAAAGAGAGCTGCCAACAACCTTACTGGCCTGGGCAATTATAGTCGCTCGCTGATAGTCCACCTGGCAAACTATTTCCCTCAAAACCAATATTTCGTTTATACACCTAAGGTAAGAGACACTCCGCAAATCCGCTTTTTTACAGGTATGAAGGGAATTCAAATAAAGCTCCCGGAAACAAAGGAAATTTTATGGCGCAGTCTGGGCATTAAACGCCAGTTACTAAACGATCACATCGACCTTTATCATGGTTTAAGTCATGAATTACCCATAGGCATTCATAAAACGGGCATTCCCAGTGTTGTGACCATACATGACCTGATTTTTATCAGGTTCCCGCAAAACTATGGTTTCATCGACCGCCTTATCTATAAATTAAAGACCAAATATGCCTGTAAAAAGGCCAACCGCATCATAGCTATCAGTGAGCAAACCAAGCGCGACATTATTGAATTGTACAACGTTCCGCCTGATAAAATTGAGGTGATTTATCAAAGCTGTGACGATAGTTTCAAATTATCCGCTTCAGACAAAACCAAAGCTGAGGTCAAAGAAAAATACAAGCTCCCCGACCAGTATATTTTAAACGTTGGCACCATTGAAACCAGAAAAAACCTTCTTGCCCTGGTAAAAGCACTAAAAAACGTTCATGAAGACTGTAAATTGGTGGTTATTGGGAAGAGAACTGCTTACGCAAAACTGGTTGAACAGGAAATAGAGCGTCTTGGCTTAAATACAAGGGTGCTTTTTTTATCCCAAATCCCCTTTACAGATTTGCCTGTTATTTATCAAATGGCATCATTGTTTGTTTACCCATCCAGATATGAAGGGTTCGGCATCCCCATTATTGAAGCCTTATACAGTCAGGTTCCAGTCGTGGCCGCAACAGGTTCTTGCCTTGAAGAAGCAGGAGGACCTGATAGTCTATATGTGCACCCCGACGACCATGAAGCTCTCTCCCAGACCATAAATACCATATTAAACAGTCCCTTGCTTCAAATTTCGATGAAGGAAAAAGGCCAGGCATACGTTCAAAAATTCAACAACGAAAACATTAGTAGGCAAATGATACAGTTATACCTTAAAACTTTGGATAAAACTGTAATTTTACCCTATGCTAAAAACAGAAATTGAAAAGGCCCTTAATGTTTTAAAGGCTGGAGGTGTAATCCTCTATCCCACCGACACGGTATGGGGACTCGGCTGTGATGCGACCAACGAAGCGGCAGCTGCAAAAATCAATGAAATTAAAGAACGTACTGCCGACAAAAGTTTTATTATCCTGTTGGATACCGAAGCCAAACTACAAAGCTACGTAACAGAGGTACCTGAAGTGGCATACGACCTGATTGAATATGCAGAAAGTCCGCTTACACTGGTGTTTCCTGCTGCAAAAAATCTGGCCAAAAACGTGATCAATGCCGATGGAAGCGTTGGGATAAGAATAGCGAAACACGACTTCTGTCAGCAACTCATTCAACGATTTCGCAAGCCAATTACCTCAACTTCAGCAAACAAATCAGGAGTACCTACTCCATTATTTTTTGATGAAATCAGCGATGAAATAAAGGAGGCTGTTGACTATATCGTAGATTGGGAGCAGGAATTAAAGATCAGTAAAAAACCGTCAACCATCATGAAATTAGCTCCCGGAGGTCAATTTTCCTTTATTAGAAGGTAAGTTTTACTACTTTTGCAGTCTCATCAATGGAACAACATTTACAACATCCTGTTTTTAAAACACTTGCCGATATTGCCCATCGACAGCATATCGAAGCTTATATCATTGGCGGCTATGTGAGAGATATTTTTCTCAGCAGACCTTCCAAAGATATTGATATTGTTGTACTCGGAAACGGGATTGATTTTGCAGAACATGCAGGCAGGCTACTGAAAAGTAAAGTTGCAATATTCAAAAATTTTGGAACAGCAATGTTGAAGTTTCAAGATCTTGAAATAGAGTTTGTAGGGGCCAGAAAAGAATCCTACCGTTCCGATTCCAGAAAACCTATTGTCGAAAACGGAACCATTGAAGATGACCAGCTGCGAAGAGACTTTACCATTAATGCATTGGCCATTTCTTTAAATAAGGTA
Encoded proteins:
- a CDS encoding glycosyltransferase family 1 protein → MKIGFDGKRAANNLTGLGNYSRSLIVHLANYFPQNQYFVYTPKVRDTPQIRFFTGMKGIQIKLPETKEILWRSLGIKRQLLNDHIDLYHGLSHELPIGIHKTGIPSVVTIHDLIFIRFPQNYGFIDRLIYKLKTKYACKKANRIIAISEQTKRDIIELYNVPPDKIEVIYQSCDDSFKLSASDKTKAEVKEKYKLPDQYILNVGTIETRKNLLALVKALKNVHEDCKLVVIGKRTAYAKLVEQEIERLGLNTRVLFLSQIPFTDLPVIYQMASLFVYPSRYEGFGIPIIEALYSQVPVVAATGSCLEEAGGPDSLYVHPDDHEALSQTINTILNSPLLQISMKEKGQAYVQKFNNENISRQMIQLYLKTLDKTVILPYAKNRN
- a CDS encoding L-threonylcarbamoyladenylate synthase translates to MLKTEIEKALNVLKAGGVILYPTDTVWGLGCDATNEAAAAKINEIKERTADKSFIILLDTEAKLQSYVTEVPEVAYDLIEYAESPLTLVFPAAKNLAKNVINADGSVGIRIAKHDFCQQLIQRFRKPITSTSANKSGVPTPLFFDEISDEIKEAVDYIVDWEQELKISKKPSTIMKLAPGGQFSFIRR